The Osmia lignaria lignaria isolate PbOS001 chromosome 14, iyOsmLign1, whole genome shotgun sequence genome has a window encoding:
- the Nadsyn gene encoding NAD synthetase isoform X1: protein MGRTVTVAVCTLNQWAMDFDGNSRRILQSIQEAKDAGATYRSGPELEISGYGCEDHFYESDTLLHSWEVLATIIKSPVVKDMLIDVGMPVMHKNVTYNCRVSFLNRRILLIRPKMHMCENGNYRETRWFSPWTKERTVEDYFLPRMISQITGQTVVPFGDAVISTRDTCVGFEICEELWNPMSNHIPTCLDGVEIIVNGSGSYFELRKGYVTVDLVKSATFKSGGCYMFSNLRGCDGSRVYFNGGSSISLNGQILNRGKEFALDDVEVIVATFDLEDIRSYRNQIRSRSHLAARSPSYPRVKVDFALTSEDLISTPPDRPLGVDLGPYENDNPARKLVYHTPEEEISMAPACWLWDYLRRSCQGGFFLPLSGGVDSASSACMVYSMCNMIVDSVNEGDVQVLSDIRRIVGDCEYVPTDPKQLCNTILVTCYMGTENSSAATKARAAELANQIGSYHHSILIDLAVSAILNIFQQVTKLTPRFKVQGGSPRENLALQNIQARLRMVIAYLFAQLMLLVRGRPGGLLVLGSSNVDEALRGYFTKYDCSSADINPIGGIAKNDLKSFLVYFRKKHGITALDKILDAPPTAELEPLQGGQLSQLDEVDMGMTYKELGTFGRLRKQHCAGPFSMFCKLVHMWDKCTPKEVADKVKHFYRCYAINRHKMTILTPSCHAETYSPDDNRFDHRPFLYNHTWKWQFNAIDEQMKRLLNEEKSPGGRKDAPKVPAKFRNIPSSFVISNKTHPGVVV from the exons ATGGGTCGTACGGTGACTGTGGCTGTTTGCACATTGAACCAGTGGGCGATGGATTTCGATGGGAATTCCAGAAGGATTTTGCAAAGTATTCAGGAAGCTAAGGATGCTGGCGCTACTTATAGAAGTGGACCAGAATTGGAAATTAG CGGTTACGGCTGCGAGGACCACTTCTACGAGTCGGACACCTTGCTCCACAGCTGGGAGGTGCTGGCAACGATCATCAAATCACCGGTCGTTAAAGATATGCTAATCGACGTTGGTATGCCGGTCATGCACAAGAATGTGACGTACAACTGTCGGGTGTCCTTCCTGAACCGTCGTATTCTGCTGATCAGACCCAAGATGCACATGTGCGAGAACGGGAATTACAGAGAAACCAGATGGTTCTCGCCGTGGACCAAG GAACGTACGGTGGAGGATTATTTTTTGCCAAGGATGATCTCACAGATCACTGGCCAAACGGTGGTACCATTCGGCGACGCTGTTATTTCCACCAGAGACACGTGTGTGGGCTTCGAAATTTGCGAGGAACTGTGGAACCCTATGAGCAATCACATTCCAACGTGCCTGGACGGCGTTGAGATTATTGTGAATG GTAGCGGCTCCTATTTCGAGCTTCGAAAAGGATACGTCACCGTCGACCTCGTTAAGTCAGCCACATTCAAGTCTGGTGGTTGTTACATGTTCAGCAATTTACGTGGTTGCGATGGTTCCAGAGTCTACTTTAACGGTGGATCCTCCATCAGTCTGAACGGTCAGATATTGAACCGTGGCAAAGAGTTTGCCCTTGACGATGTAGAAGTAATCGTAGCGACATTCGATTTAGAGGATATAAG GAGCTACAGGAATCAGATCAGATCGCGTTCTCACTTGGCTGCAAGATCACCAAGCTATCCACGTGTCAAAGTTGACTTTGCTCTTACTTCTGAGGACTTGATATCGACTCCTCCTGACCGACCACTCGGCGTTGATCTTGGACCTTATGAAAATGACAATCCAGCTAGGAAGCTTGTTTATCATACTCCTGAAGAAGAGATCTCGATGGCGCCTGCTTGCTGGCTATGGGACTACCTCAG GCGCTCTTGTCAAGGAGGATTTTTTTTACCCTTAAGTGGCGGGGTTGATTCTGCTTCATCTGCATGCATGGTTTATTCCATGTGCAACATGATCGTGGACTCGGTTAACGAAGGAG ATGTTCAGGTGCTGTCAGATATCAGGAGAATAGTCGGTGACTGCGAATACGTACCCACCGATCCAAAACAATTATGCAATACCATTTTAGTCACTTGTTACATGGGTACCGAAAATTCGTCTGCCGCGACGAAAGCACGAGCTGCTGAGCTTGCTAATCAAATTGGATCTTATCATCATAGTATACTCATCGATCTTGCAGTCTCTGCTATTCTGAACATTTTTCAACAAGTCACCAAACTAACACCAAGATTTAAAGTACAAGGAGGTTCTCCCAGGGAGAATTTAGCTCTTCAGAATATACAG GCACGTTTGAGAATGGTGATAGCTTATTTATTCGCCCAGTTAATGTTATTGGTCAGAGGACGACCAGGTGGTCTTCTCGTGTTGGGAAGTAGTAATGTTGATGAAGCACTTCGAGGATATTTCACTAAATACGATTGTAGCAGTGCCGACATCAACCCCATAGGTGGAATTGCAAAGAATGATTTAAAGTCATTCCTTGTTTACTTCAG GAAGAAACATGGAATCACTGCTTTAGACAAGATTCTAGACGCTCCTCCAACTGCAGAATTAGAGCCTTTACAAGGAGGGCAACTTTCACAGTTGGATGAAGTGGACATGGGTATGACGTACAAGGAACTCGGTACTTTTGGACGCTTAAGAAAACAACATTGCGCTGGTCCTTTCTCCATGTTTTGTAAGCTTGTTCATATGTGGGACAAATGTACTCCAAAAGAG GTGGCTGATAAAGTGAAACACTTTTATAGATGCTATGCAATAAATCGACATAAGATGACGATCCTTACACCGTCCTGTCACGCGGAGACTTACAGTCCCGACGATAATAGATTCGATCATAGACCTTTCTTATATAATCACACATGGAAGTGGCAATTTAATGCGATCGACGAACAG ATGAAACGTCTTCTCAACGAGGAGAAGTCACCAGGAGGTCGAAAGGATGCGCCCAAGGTACCTGCTAAGTTCAGAAACATTCCGTCCAGCTTCGTAATCAGTA ATAAAACACATCCTGGAGTAGTAGTTTAA
- the Nadsyn gene encoding NAD synthetase isoform X2, translating to MGRTVTVAVCTLNQWAMDFDGNSRRILQSIQEAKDAGATYRSGPELEISGYGCEDHFYESDTLLHSWEVLATIIKSPVVKDMLIDVGMPVMHKNVTYNCRVSFLNRRILLIRPKMHMCENGNYRETRWFSPWTKERTVEDYFLPRMISQITGQTVVPFGDAVISTRDTCVGFEICEELWNPMSNHIPTCLDGVEIIVNGSGSYFELRKGYVTVDLVKSATFKSGGCYMFSNLRGCDGSRVYFNGGSSISLNGQILNRGKEFALDDVEVIVATFDLEDIRSYRNQIRSRSHLAARSPSYPRVKVDFALTSEDLISTPPDRPLGVDLGPYENDNPARKLVYHTPEEEISMAPACWLWDYLRRSCQGGFFLPLSGGVDSASSACMVYSMCNMIVDSVNEGDVQVLSDIRRIVGDCEYVPTDPKQLCNTILVTCYMGTENSSAATKARAAELANQIGSYHHSILIDLAVSAILNIFQQVTKLTPRFKVQGGSPRENLALQNIQARLRMVIAYLFAQLMLLVRGRPGGLLVLGSSNVDEALRGYFTKYDCSSADINPIGGIAKNDLKSFLVYFRKKHGITALDKILDAPPTAELEPLQGGQLSQLDEVDMGMTYKELGTFGRLRKQHCAGPFSMFCKLVHMWDKCTPKEVADKVKHFYRCYAINRHKMTILTPSCHAETYSPDDNRFDHRPFLYNHTWKWQFNAIDEQMKRLLNEEKSPGGRKDAPKIKHILE from the exons ATGGGTCGTACGGTGACTGTGGCTGTTTGCACATTGAACCAGTGGGCGATGGATTTCGATGGGAATTCCAGAAGGATTTTGCAAAGTATTCAGGAAGCTAAGGATGCTGGCGCTACTTATAGAAGTGGACCAGAATTGGAAATTAG CGGTTACGGCTGCGAGGACCACTTCTACGAGTCGGACACCTTGCTCCACAGCTGGGAGGTGCTGGCAACGATCATCAAATCACCGGTCGTTAAAGATATGCTAATCGACGTTGGTATGCCGGTCATGCACAAGAATGTGACGTACAACTGTCGGGTGTCCTTCCTGAACCGTCGTATTCTGCTGATCAGACCCAAGATGCACATGTGCGAGAACGGGAATTACAGAGAAACCAGATGGTTCTCGCCGTGGACCAAG GAACGTACGGTGGAGGATTATTTTTTGCCAAGGATGATCTCACAGATCACTGGCCAAACGGTGGTACCATTCGGCGACGCTGTTATTTCCACCAGAGACACGTGTGTGGGCTTCGAAATTTGCGAGGAACTGTGGAACCCTATGAGCAATCACATTCCAACGTGCCTGGACGGCGTTGAGATTATTGTGAATG GTAGCGGCTCCTATTTCGAGCTTCGAAAAGGATACGTCACCGTCGACCTCGTTAAGTCAGCCACATTCAAGTCTGGTGGTTGTTACATGTTCAGCAATTTACGTGGTTGCGATGGTTCCAGAGTCTACTTTAACGGTGGATCCTCCATCAGTCTGAACGGTCAGATATTGAACCGTGGCAAAGAGTTTGCCCTTGACGATGTAGAAGTAATCGTAGCGACATTCGATTTAGAGGATATAAG GAGCTACAGGAATCAGATCAGATCGCGTTCTCACTTGGCTGCAAGATCACCAAGCTATCCACGTGTCAAAGTTGACTTTGCTCTTACTTCTGAGGACTTGATATCGACTCCTCCTGACCGACCACTCGGCGTTGATCTTGGACCTTATGAAAATGACAATCCAGCTAGGAAGCTTGTTTATCATACTCCTGAAGAAGAGATCTCGATGGCGCCTGCTTGCTGGCTATGGGACTACCTCAG GCGCTCTTGTCAAGGAGGATTTTTTTTACCCTTAAGTGGCGGGGTTGATTCTGCTTCATCTGCATGCATGGTTTATTCCATGTGCAACATGATCGTGGACTCGGTTAACGAAGGAG ATGTTCAGGTGCTGTCAGATATCAGGAGAATAGTCGGTGACTGCGAATACGTACCCACCGATCCAAAACAATTATGCAATACCATTTTAGTCACTTGTTACATGGGTACCGAAAATTCGTCTGCCGCGACGAAAGCACGAGCTGCTGAGCTTGCTAATCAAATTGGATCTTATCATCATAGTATACTCATCGATCTTGCAGTCTCTGCTATTCTGAACATTTTTCAACAAGTCACCAAACTAACACCAAGATTTAAAGTACAAGGAGGTTCTCCCAGGGAGAATTTAGCTCTTCAGAATATACAG GCACGTTTGAGAATGGTGATAGCTTATTTATTCGCCCAGTTAATGTTATTGGTCAGAGGACGACCAGGTGGTCTTCTCGTGTTGGGAAGTAGTAATGTTGATGAAGCACTTCGAGGATATTTCACTAAATACGATTGTAGCAGTGCCGACATCAACCCCATAGGTGGAATTGCAAAGAATGATTTAAAGTCATTCCTTGTTTACTTCAG GAAGAAACATGGAATCACTGCTTTAGACAAGATTCTAGACGCTCCTCCAACTGCAGAATTAGAGCCTTTACAAGGAGGGCAACTTTCACAGTTGGATGAAGTGGACATGGGTATGACGTACAAGGAACTCGGTACTTTTGGACGCTTAAGAAAACAACATTGCGCTGGTCCTTTCTCCATGTTTTGTAAGCTTGTTCATATGTGGGACAAATGTACTCCAAAAGAG GTGGCTGATAAAGTGAAACACTTTTATAGATGCTATGCAATAAATCGACATAAGATGACGATCCTTACACCGTCCTGTCACGCGGAGACTTACAGTCCCGACGATAATAGATTCGATCATAGACCTTTCTTATATAATCACACATGGAAGTGGCAATTTAATGCGATCGACGAACAG ATGAAACGTCTTCTCAACGAGGAGAAGTCACCAGGAGGTCGAAAGGATGCGCCCAAG ATAAAACACATCCTGGAGTAG
- the Nadsyn gene encoding NAD synthetase isoform X3: MGRTVTVAVCTLNQWAMDFDGNSRRILQSIQEAKDAGATYRSGPELEISGYGCEDHFYESDTLLHSWEVLATIIKSPVVKDMLIDVGMPVMHKNVTYNCRVSFLNRRILLIRPKMHMCENGNYRETRWFSPWTKERTVEDYFLPRMISQITGQTVVPFGDAVISTRDTCVGFEICEELWNPMSNHIPTCLDGVEIIVNGSGSYFELRKGYVTVDLVKSATFKSGGCYMFSNLRGCDGSRVYFNGGSSISLNGQILNRGKEFALDDVEVIVATFDLEDIRSYRNQIRSRSHLAARSPSYPRVKVDFALTSEDLISTPPDRPLGVDLGPYENDNPARKLVYHTPEEEISMAPACWLWDYLRRSCQGGFFLPLSGGVDSASSACMVYSMCNMIVDSVNEGDVQVLSDIRRIVGDCEYVPTDPKQLCNTILVTCYMGTENSSAATKARAAELANQIGSYHHSILIDLAVSAILNIFQQVTKLTPRFKVQGGSPRENLALQNIQARLRMVIAYLFAQLMLLVRGRPGGLLVLGSSNVDEALRGYFTKYDCSSADINPIGGIAKNDLKSFLVYFRKKHGITALDKILDAPPTAELEPLQGGQLSQLDEVDMGMTYKELGTFGRLRKQHCAGPFSMFCKLVHMWDKCTPKEVADKVKHFYRCYAINRHKMTILTPSCHAETYSPDDNRFDHRPFLYNHTWKWQFNAIDEQIYDHR; this comes from the exons ATGGGTCGTACGGTGACTGTGGCTGTTTGCACATTGAACCAGTGGGCGATGGATTTCGATGGGAATTCCAGAAGGATTTTGCAAAGTATTCAGGAAGCTAAGGATGCTGGCGCTACTTATAGAAGTGGACCAGAATTGGAAATTAG CGGTTACGGCTGCGAGGACCACTTCTACGAGTCGGACACCTTGCTCCACAGCTGGGAGGTGCTGGCAACGATCATCAAATCACCGGTCGTTAAAGATATGCTAATCGACGTTGGTATGCCGGTCATGCACAAGAATGTGACGTACAACTGTCGGGTGTCCTTCCTGAACCGTCGTATTCTGCTGATCAGACCCAAGATGCACATGTGCGAGAACGGGAATTACAGAGAAACCAGATGGTTCTCGCCGTGGACCAAG GAACGTACGGTGGAGGATTATTTTTTGCCAAGGATGATCTCACAGATCACTGGCCAAACGGTGGTACCATTCGGCGACGCTGTTATTTCCACCAGAGACACGTGTGTGGGCTTCGAAATTTGCGAGGAACTGTGGAACCCTATGAGCAATCACATTCCAACGTGCCTGGACGGCGTTGAGATTATTGTGAATG GTAGCGGCTCCTATTTCGAGCTTCGAAAAGGATACGTCACCGTCGACCTCGTTAAGTCAGCCACATTCAAGTCTGGTGGTTGTTACATGTTCAGCAATTTACGTGGTTGCGATGGTTCCAGAGTCTACTTTAACGGTGGATCCTCCATCAGTCTGAACGGTCAGATATTGAACCGTGGCAAAGAGTTTGCCCTTGACGATGTAGAAGTAATCGTAGCGACATTCGATTTAGAGGATATAAG GAGCTACAGGAATCAGATCAGATCGCGTTCTCACTTGGCTGCAAGATCACCAAGCTATCCACGTGTCAAAGTTGACTTTGCTCTTACTTCTGAGGACTTGATATCGACTCCTCCTGACCGACCACTCGGCGTTGATCTTGGACCTTATGAAAATGACAATCCAGCTAGGAAGCTTGTTTATCATACTCCTGAAGAAGAGATCTCGATGGCGCCTGCTTGCTGGCTATGGGACTACCTCAG GCGCTCTTGTCAAGGAGGATTTTTTTTACCCTTAAGTGGCGGGGTTGATTCTGCTTCATCTGCATGCATGGTTTATTCCATGTGCAACATGATCGTGGACTCGGTTAACGAAGGAG ATGTTCAGGTGCTGTCAGATATCAGGAGAATAGTCGGTGACTGCGAATACGTACCCACCGATCCAAAACAATTATGCAATACCATTTTAGTCACTTGTTACATGGGTACCGAAAATTCGTCTGCCGCGACGAAAGCACGAGCTGCTGAGCTTGCTAATCAAATTGGATCTTATCATCATAGTATACTCATCGATCTTGCAGTCTCTGCTATTCTGAACATTTTTCAACAAGTCACCAAACTAACACCAAGATTTAAAGTACAAGGAGGTTCTCCCAGGGAGAATTTAGCTCTTCAGAATATACAG GCACGTTTGAGAATGGTGATAGCTTATTTATTCGCCCAGTTAATGTTATTGGTCAGAGGACGACCAGGTGGTCTTCTCGTGTTGGGAAGTAGTAATGTTGATGAAGCACTTCGAGGATATTTCACTAAATACGATTGTAGCAGTGCCGACATCAACCCCATAGGTGGAATTGCAAAGAATGATTTAAAGTCATTCCTTGTTTACTTCAG GAAGAAACATGGAATCACTGCTTTAGACAAGATTCTAGACGCTCCTCCAACTGCAGAATTAGAGCCTTTACAAGGAGGGCAACTTTCACAGTTGGATGAAGTGGACATGGGTATGACGTACAAGGAACTCGGTACTTTTGGACGCTTAAGAAAACAACATTGCGCTGGTCCTTTCTCCATGTTTTGTAAGCTTGTTCATATGTGGGACAAATGTACTCCAAAAGAG GTGGCTGATAAAGTGAAACACTTTTATAGATGCTATGCAATAAATCGACATAAGATGACGATCCTTACACCGTCCTGTCACGCGGAGACTTACAGTCCCGACGATAATAGATTCGATCATAGACCTTTCTTATATAATCACACATGGAAGTGGCAATTTAATGCGATCGACGAACAG ATATATGATCACAGATGA